Proteins encoded in a region of the Sugiyamaella lignohabitans strain CBS 10342 chromosome B, complete sequence genome:
- the AMD1 gene encoding AMP deaminase (AMP deaminase; tetrameric enzyme that catalyzes the deamination of AMP to form IMP and ammonia; thought to be involved in regulation of intracellular purine (adenine, guanine, and inosine) nucleotide pools; GO_component: GO:0005737 - cytoplasm [Evidence IDA] [PMID 14562095]; GO_function: GO:0003876 - AMP deaminase activity [Evidence IEA,IEA]; GO_function: GO:0003876 - AMP deaminase activity [Evidence IDA,IMP] [PMID 2690949]; GO_function: GO:0019239 - deaminase activity [Evidence IEA]; GO_function: GO:0016787 - hydrolase activity [Evidence IEA]; GO_function: GO:0046872 - metal ion binding [Evidence IEA]; GO_process: GO:0006188 - IMP biosynthetic process [Evidence IEA]; GO_process: GO:0032264 - IMP salvage [Evidence IEA]; GO_process: GO:0006178 - guanine salvage [Evidence IGI,IMP] [PMID 19635936]; GO_process: GO:0009117 - nucleotide metabolic process [Evidence IEA]; GO_process: GO:0006163 - purine nucleotide metabolic process [Evidence IGI] [PMID 15869715]; GO_process: GO:0006163 - purine nucleotide metabolic process [Evidence IGI] [PMID 18433446]; GO_process: GO:0006163 - purine nucleotide metabolic process [Evidence IGI,IMP] [PMID 19635936]; GO_process: GO:0006163 - purine nucleotide metabolic process [Evidence IMP] [PMID 20087341]; GO_process: GO:0009168 - purine ribonucleoside monophosphate biosynthetic process [Evidence IEA]) → MSVSEIMFQNDDDRMEADKEIEMEDGFDEQELINMSPSSTTAHSYVDEKSLQAMAAKLNALNVHGGGNGSSTAGSVNTGFGGSLDGSGSPGSFHGIGSPHESLHSSPAKSRIASSNTLKSLVDPSLSPKSSHSTTAHAAAAIAAPHPSLDMASQSPHTYGSFQKQYAQGTFHQEGHKEDPDVFRELNTMYSKVQSCIDTRHKYQSISLQRESDNPKNSSEWEIYPPPPKPSWKPQTKEFAATVFEEDENERANENDGVEDGEADDHVNEHVTNGTNPPSRRPRLSRIGSKLEVGDDFDMANCPIPTPSEYIFAADDDSVFQVYESQEALDQGLPIVDVPTLRDYYMDMDRIISISSDGPVKSFAFRRLQYLEAKWNLYSLLNEYQETADSKKTPHRDFYNVRKVDTHVHHSACMNQKHLLRFIKYKMKKFPNEVVIYRDNKLLTLTQVFDSLGLTAYDLSIDTLDMHAHKDSFHRFDKFNLKYNPIGESRLREIFLKTDNYIKGRYLAEITKEVVEDLEQSKYQMAEYRISIYGRDPNEWSKLAAWVIDNKLLSHNVRWLIQIPRLYNIYKEGGIVKNFNDVVENVFKPLFEVTKDPSKDPKLHVFLQRVIGFDSVDDESKVDRRFHKKYPTPKYWDNAQNPPYSYYLYYLYANMSSLNAWRKKLGYNTFVLRPHAGEAGDPEHLVAAFLTSHSISHGILLRKVPFIQYLYYLDQIGIAMSPLSNNALFLNYDKNPFHSYFKRGLNVSLSTDDPLQFSYTREPLIEEYSVAAQIYKLSNVDMCELARNSVIQSGFEAALKKHWIGKTYTLRGPKGNVMEKTNVPNVRLAYREETFLHEVGLIERYTGISSCLRNER, encoded by the coding sequence ATGTCTGTGTCGGAGATTATGTTCCAGAATGACGATGATAGAATGGAAGCCGATAAGGAAATAGAAATGGAGGACGGATTTGATGAGCAAGAGCTGATCAACATGTCGCCGTCGTCCACTACTGCTCATTCTTATGTTGACGAGAAGTCTCTTCAGGCAATGGCTGCCAAGTTGAATGCTTTGAATGTTCACGGTGGCGGTAATGGATCCAGTACTGCTGGTAGTGTTAATACAGGGTTTGGTGGTTCGTTAGATGGATCGGGATCTCCGGGTTCTTTTCATGGAATCGGGTCGCCTCATGAGTCGCTGCACTCGTCACCAGCTAAATCGCGTATTGCCAGTTCCAATACTTTGAAGAGCTTGGTCGACCCGTCTCTATCGCCCAAATCCAGTCATTCCACAACCGCACATGCCGCTGCTGCAATTGCTGCCCCTCATCCATCGTTGGACATGGCTAGCCAGTCACCTCACACCTATGGCTCATTCCAGAAACAATATGCTCAAGGAACGTTCCACCAGGAAGGTCACAAAGAAGACCCAGATGTATTCAGAGAGCTCAATACTATGTACTCCAAGGTTCAATCTTGTATTGACACGCGGCACAAGTACCAGTCCATCTCGCTTCAGCGAGAATCGGATAACCCGAAGAACTCATCTGAGTGGGAAATCTaccctcctcctcccaaaCCATCGTGGAAACCTCAAACTAAAGAGTTTGCTGCTACAGtgtttgaagaagatgagaatgaaaGAGCCAATGAGAATGACGGAGTCGAAGACGGCGAGGCAGATGACCATGTTAACGAACATGTAACCAATGGTACCAATCCTCCCTCTCGACGACCGCGATTATCGAGAATTGGCTCAAAACTAGAAGTTGGCGATGATTTCGACATGGCTAATTGTCCTATTCCTACTCCCTCTGAATACATctttgctgctgatgatgactcTGTATTCCAAGTGTACGAATCACAAGAGGCCCTTGACCAGGGTCTTCCAATTGTAGACGTCCCTACTCTTAGAGATTATTACATGGATATGGACAGGATTATTTCCATTAGTAGTGATGGTCCAGTGAAGAGTTTTGCGTTCCGCAGATTGCAATATTTGGAAGCGAAATGGAACTTGTATTCTTTGCTAAATGAATATCAAGAGACAGCTGACTCCAAGAAGACCCCTCATAGAGATTTCTACAATGTGCGTAAAGTAGACACTCACGTACACCACTCGGCCTGTATGAATCAGAAGCATCTTCTCCGTTTCATCAAGTATAAAATGAAGAAGTTCCCTAATGAAGTGGTTATTTACCGTGACAACAAACTGTTGACACTGACCCAAGTGTTCGACTCTCTTGGTTTGACTGCCTATGATTTGAGTATTGATACGTTAGATATGCATGCTCATAAGGATTCGTTCCACCGATTTGACAAGTTCAATCTGAAATATAACCCAATTGGTGAGTCCAGATTGCGTGAGATTTTCCTCAAAACAGACAACTACATCAAGGGCCGCTACTTGGCGGAAATCACAAAGGAAGTTGTCGAGGATCTTGAGCAGAGCAAGTACCAGATGGCCGAATACCGTATTTCCATTTATGGAAGAGATCCAAATGAATGGTCTAAACTTGCTGCCTGGGTTATTGACAACAAGCTACTGTCCCACAACGTCAGATGGCTCATTCAAATTCCTCGTCTGTATAATATCTACAAAGAGGGAGGCATTGTCAAGAACTTCAATGATGTGGTTGAGAATGTGTTTAAACCTCTTTTCGAGGTCACCAAGGACCCCAGTAAAGATCCTAAGCTGCACGTCTTCCTTCAAAGAGTTATTGGCTTCGACTCTGTAGACGATGAGTCGAAGGTTGACCGCAGATTCCACAAGAAATATCCCACTCCCAAGTACTGGGATAATGCTCAGAACCCTCCCTACTcctattatttatactaTTTATACGCCAATATGTCATCACTCAATGCTTGGAGAAAGAAATTGGGTTACAATACTTTTGTGCTTCGTCCTCACGCTGGAGAAGCTGGTGATCCTGAGCACCTGGTTGCTGCGTTCCTCACTTCACACAGTATCTCCCACGGTATCTTGCTTCGTAAGGTGCCCTTCATTCAGTATCTGTACTACCTGGATCAAATTGGTATTGCCATGTCTCCTCTCAGTAACAACGCTCTTTTCTTGAATTATGACAAGAACCCCTTCCATTCTTACTTCAAGCGTGGACTCAATGTGTCTCTCTCCACTGATGACCCACTTCAATTCTCCTACACACGAGAACCTCTTATCGAAGAGTACTCTGTTGCTGCCCAAATCTACAAACTATCCAATGTTGACATGTGTGAACTGGCACGCAATTCGGTTATCCAGTCTGGATTCGAGGCGGCTCTCAAGAAGCACTGGATTGGCAAGACCTACACTCTCCGTGGTCCGAAGGGTAATGTCATGGAGAAAACCAACGTTCCCAACGTGCGTCTTGCCTATCGTGAAGAAACCTTCCTCCACGAAGTCGGTCTCATCGAAAGGTACACTGGCATTTCTAGCTGTCTCCGTAACGAGAGATAA
- the TAH18 gene encoding Tah18p (Conserved NAPDH-dependent diflavin reductase; component of an early step in the cytosolic Fe-S protein assembly (CIA) machinery; transfers electrons from NADPH to the Fe-S cluster of Dre2p; plays a pro-death role under oxidative stress; Tah18p-dependent nitric oxide synthesis confers high-temperature stress tolerance; possible target for development of antifungal drugs; GO_component: GO:0005737 - cytoplasm [Evidence IEA,IEA,IEA]; GO_component: GO:0005739 - mitochondrion [Evidence IEA,IEA,IEA]; GO_component: GO:0005739 - mitochondrion [Evidence IDA] [PMID 19194512]; GO_function: GO:0010181 - FMN binding [Evidence IEA,IEA]; GO_function: GO:0050661 - NADP binding [Evidence IEA]; GO_function: GO:0003958 - NADPH-hemoprotein reductase activity [Evidence IEA]; GO_function: GO:0050660 - flavin adenine dinucleotide binding [Evidence IEA]; GO_function: GO:0005506 - iron ion binding [Evidence IEA]; GO_function: GO:0016491 - oxidoreductase activity [Evidence IEA,IEA]; GO_function: GO:0016651 - oxidoreductase activity, acting on NAD(P)H [Evidence IEA]; GO_function: GO:0016651 - oxidoreductase activity, acting on NAD(P)H [Evidence IDA] [PMID 20802492]; GO_process: GO:0016226 - iron-sulfur cluster assembly [Evidence IEA]; GO_process: GO:0016226 - iron-sulfur cluster assembly [Evidence IMP] [PMID 20802492]; GO_process: GO:0006809 - nitric oxide biosynthetic process [Evidence IMP] [PMID 23159617]; GO_process: GO:0055114 - oxidation-reduction process [Evidence IEA,IEA]; GO_process: GO:0055114 - oxidation-reduction process [Evidence IDA] [PMID 20802492]): MDSIVGSVSPQRSVLILYGTETGNAQDCAEILAKKCQRLRLNPTVCGMDDYDVSQLPLESTIIVICSTTGQGDLPRNALKFWRFLLRKKLPPTLLSHIRFTSFGLGDSSYPRYNWAIRKVHKRLMQLGAREFIGRGEGDEMGTESLDSQFESWIDLISERLLQPDMFPLAPGTEVISDNILLEPRYKLSVDTKKIRRLTSGEAQTATIALTRGDALVGTVVSNKRITAQEHFQDVRNFEFTASQEDSTPSLDYLPGDTVGLYPRNDATDVNELLEHQGWSEIADHPVTVNEEFEKAIIGGLVKPLTLRSLITHHLDISAIPRRSFFAVAWHFSTDNEREQERLKEFSTIEGLQDLYDYANRSRRSILETITEFYSLKIPVEYILDLIPILRPRLFSISSPSPGSFRAVNDGVQTSDNEKPSDPVNKTSFSLTIAIVKYKTIIKRIRRGVCTKWVEGLTEGDKIPFSLFRASFKSEDVHDIETPIIMIAPGTGIAPMRSLILTRAAKEAVLQPDTAASMLLFFGCRYKEKDYLYEDDWNRVSNSGHSSLTVIPAFSRENGGYVQDKLYSAKDQVSELLVKQNASIYVCGSAGKMPRQVRITIATILEETQNWSTETTEAYVSSMERTGRYLQETW; this comes from the coding sequence ATGGATTCGATTGTGGGATCTGTTTCTCCACAGCGGTCAGTGCTAATATTGTATGGTACTGAAACCGGAAATGCACAAGACTGTGCTGAAATTCTTGCAAAAAAATGCCAACGACTCAGATTAAATCCAACTGTTTGCGGTATGGATGATTATGATGTTTCACAACTACCTTTAGAATCAACAATTATAGTCATTTGTTCGACAACTGGACAAGGTGATTTGCCGAGAAATGCGTTAAAATTCTGGAGATTTTTACTTCGAAAGAAGCTGCCCCCGACTTTATTATCTCATATTAGATTCACAAGTTTTGGTTTGGGCGATTCATCATATCCAAGATACAATTGGGCAATACGTAAAGTTCATAAACGACTAATGCAATTGGGCGCTCGCGAATTCATTGGTAGAGGCGAGGGCGACGAAATGGGTACAGAAAGTCTAGATAGTCAATTTGAATCTTGGATTGACCTTATTAGCGAGCGTTTACTGCAACCAGATATGTTCCCTCTAGCGCCAGGAACTGAGGTGATTAGTGACAATATCTTACTAGAGCCAAGGTATAAACTGTCTGTTGACACAAAGAAAATCAGAAGGCTTACTTCTGGTGAAGCTCAGACTGCAACCATTGCATTGACTCGAGGTGATGCTCTAGTGGGAACTGTTGTTTCTAACAAACGCATCACAGCACAAGAGCATTTTCAAGATGTCCGTAATTTTGAATTTACTGCCAGCCAAGAAGATTCTACACCTTCTCTTGATTATCTCCCGGGTGATACAGTAGGGCTTTATCCTCGAAATGATGCTACTGATGTAAATGAGCTTCTCGAACACCAGGGGTGGTCTGAAATTGCAGACCATCCCGTCACTGTGAACGAGGAGTTTGAAAAGGCTATTATTGGTGGGTTGGTTAAGCCACTGACTCTGCGGTCGCTGATAACACACCATTTGGATATTTCTGCTATCCCCCGAAGAAGCTTTTTTGCTGTGGCCTGGCACTTTTCTACAGATAACGAGCGTGAACAGGAAAGACTAAAAGAGTTTTCAACTATAGAGGGGCTGCAAGACTTGTATGACTATGCCAATCGATCTAGAAGATCTATATTAGAAACCATCACCGAATTTTACTCGCTAAAAATTCCTGTCGAGTACATTCTTGACCTAATCCCCATTTTGAGACCACGACTATTTTCTATTTCATCTCCTTCACCTGGATCATTTAGAGCCGTTAATGATGGTGTACAAACCAGCGACAATGAAAAGCCAAGCGATCCCGtaaacaaaaccagtttCAGTCTGACGATAGCTATCGTGAAATACAAAACAATCATAAAGAGAATTCGAAGAGGTGTATGTACCAAATGGGTTGAAGGGCTGACAGAAGGAGACAAAATACCATTTAGTTTATTCCGGGCCTCGTTCAAGTCGGAAGATGTTCACGATATTGAAACACCGATCATAATGATTGCACCAGGAACTGGCATTGCCCCCATGCGGAGCTTAATACTCACCCGGGCAGCCAAAGAAGCTGTTCTACAGCCAGATACAGCCGCTAGtatgctgttgtttttcGGCTGCCGATACAAAGAAAAGGATTATCTATATGAAGACGATTGGAATAGAGTTTCAAATTCCGGCCACTCGTCGTTGACAGTGATACCTGCCTTCTCGAGGGAGAATGGCGGATACGTGCAAGACAAGTTGTACTCAGCCAAAGACCAGGTATCTGAGCTTCTTGTGAAACAGAATGCATCTATATACGTTTGCGGTTCGGCAGGAAAAATGCCCCGCCAAGTGCGAATCACAATAGCCACTATTCTCGAGGAGACGCAAAACTGGTCAACTGAAACGACAGAGGCATATGTCAGCAGCATGGAGCGCACTGGCAGGTATCTCCAAGAGACATGgtaa
- the MGE1 gene encoding Mge1p (N-terminus has a leader sequence with features reminiscent of mitochondrial import signals. Translated as a 28KDa precursor protein which is cleaved to a 21KDa mature form.) yields MLRRSLMRSSPSSALVSSSVRAATRPVVMARPIARTQMVNSRGLFGFRSYSETANGEKKDAESAANEASSENTKEETQTSESEYANLSVEELQSKLKELQSKFEAKDKEVAKFKEHYTRSVADFRNLQETTKREIQKARDYALQKFAKDLLDSVDNFDRALAVVPEEKRSDKENHVELANLYEGVKMTQEVFEKTLARHGLVKLNPLGEKFDPNVHEATFEVPQPDKEPGTVFHVQQTGFALNDRVLRAPKVGVVKGTD; encoded by the coding sequence atgctCAGAAGATCGCTAATGAGAAGCTCGCCGAGCTCGGCACTTGTATCGAGTTCTGTTAGAGCTGCTACCAGACCGGTAGTTATGGCAAGACCCATTGCCAGAACCCAGATGGTCAACTCCCGGGGTCTGTTTGGATTCAGAAGCTATTCTGAGACTGCTAATGGCGAGAAGAAGGATGCTGaatctgctgctaatgagGCTAGTTCTGAAAATACTAAGGAAGAGACTCAAACATCAGAGTCTGAATACGCCAATCTTTCGGTAGAAGAGTTACAATCCAAACTGAAGGAACTGCAATCCAAGTTTGAGGCCAAGGACAAGGAAGTTGCCAAATTCAAGGAGCACTATACTCGATCCGTAGCCGATTTCAGAAACCTACAAGAGACGACTAAAAGAGAGATTCAAAAGGCTAGAGACTATGCTTTACAAAAATTCGCGAAGGACCTGCTTGACTCGGTTGATAACTTCGACCGTGCCCTGGCAGTTGTTCCCGAGGAGAAGAGATCCGATAAGGAGAACCACGTCGAGCTTGCCAACCTGTACGAAGGTGTTAAAATGACCCAAGAAGTTTTTGAAAAGACTCTGGCCCGTCACGGACTTGTCAAGCTTAACCCTCTCGGAGAGAAGTTCGACCCCAATGTTCACGAGGCTACCTTTGAAGTGCCCCAGCCGGACAAAGAACCTGGCACCGTCTTCCACGTCCAACAAACTGGATTTGCGCTCAACGATCGTGTTCTCCGAGCTCCCAAGGTCGGTGTTGTCAAGGGTACCGACTAA
- the MSF1 gene encoding phenylalanine--tRNA ligase (Mitochondrial phenylalanyl-tRNA synthetase; active as a monomer, unlike the cytoplasmic subunit which is active as a dimer complexed to a beta subunit dimer; similar to the alpha subunit of E. coli phenylalanyl-tRNA synthetase; GO_component: GO:0005737 - cytoplasm [Evidence IEA]; GO_component: GO:0005759 - mitochondrial matrix [Evidence IEA]; GO_component: GO:0005739 - mitochondrion [Evidence IEA]; GO_component: GO:0005739 - mitochondrion [Evidence IDA] [PMID 14576278]; GO_component: GO:0005739 - mitochondrion [Evidence IDA] [PMID 16823961]; GO_component: GO:0005739 - mitochondrion [Evidence IMP] [PMID 3029120]; GO_function: GO:0005524 - ATP binding [Evidence IEA,IEA]; GO_function: GO:0004812 - aminoacyl-tRNA ligase activity [Evidence IEA,IEA]; GO_function: GO:0016874 - ligase activity [Evidence IEA]; GO_function: GO:0000287 - magnesium ion binding [Evidence IEA]; GO_function: GO:0000166 - nucleotide binding [Evidence IEA,IEA]; GO_function: GO:0004826 - phenylalanine-tRNA ligase activity [Evidence IEA,IEA]; GO_function: GO:0004826 - phenylalanine-tRNA ligase activity [Evidence IDA] [PMID 16162501]; GO_function: GO:0004826 - phenylalanine-tRNA ligase activity [Evidence IDA] [PMID 1924298]; GO_function: GO:0004826 - phenylalanine-tRNA ligase activity [Evidence IMP,ISS] [PMID 3029120]; GO_function: GO:0000049 - tRNA binding [Evidence IEA]; GO_process: GO:0070156 - mitochondrial phenylalanyl-tRNA aminoacylation [Evidence IMP] [PMID 3029120]; GO_process: GO:0006432 - phenylalanyl-tRNA aminoacylation [Evidence IEA]; GO_process: GO:0006432 - phenylalanyl-tRNA aminoacylation [Evidence IDA] [PMID 1924298]; GO_process: GO:0043039 - tRNA aminoacylation [Evidence IEA]; GO_process: GO:0006418 - tRNA aminoacylation for protein translation [Evidence IEA]; GO_process: GO:0008033 - tRNA processing [Evidence IEA]; GO_process: GO:0006412 - translation [Evidence IEA]), with amino-acid sequence MTANISRSSGFLLQRVSAPAVRRWNINARSSIAQSLKRNISTESSSGNATITVLGKEYPTDDFTNLPNSIANLTSRKLHLQPSHPIGILRSLIESRLKDLGFTSYNDFKPVVSTYENFDALGFPEDHPGRSKTDTYYINEKTLLRTHTSAHESECFQTCETPGYLISADVYRRDTIDRTHYPAFHQMEGARVWSRTEHGDNLAKVIQEDLESIPDSGIIVSDPDPPFHEGNPRQPTMSELETELIGKHLKKTIELLMGHVFHQAREAAIKAGSTDPDLFSPIKARWIEAYFPWTSPSWEIEIWWKGEWLEMCGCGVVKHEVLSGAGVGDKIGWAFGIGLERTAMILFGVPDIRLFWSEDERFLSQFKPNTVSTFKPYSKYPGTFRDVAFWCDMAKEVHINDLMEVVRSIGGDLVENVSLIDEFVHPKTKQKSQCYRINYQSMDRSLTNAEINDLQDAVVSSLSTQFPIKIRD; translated from the coding sequence ATGACTGCGAACATATCGAGAAGCAGCGGATTTTTACTGCAAAGAGTGTCAGCTCCAGCCGTCAGAAGATGGAATATCAATGCGAGGAGCTCCATCGCCCAGTCATTGAAGAGAAACATTTCCACAGAATCCAGTAGTGGTAATGCAACTATCACTGTTCTTGGAAAGGAGTATCCTACTGACGATTTCACAAACCTCCCTAACTCAATTGCCAACCTAACATCTCGTAaacttcatcttcagccCTCTCACCCTATAGGCATTCTTCGGTCACTTATAGAATCTCGTCTGAAGGATCTTGGATTCACCTCATATAACGATTTCAAGCCTGTAGTATCCACATACGAAAACTTCGATGCTCTAGGATTTCCCGAAGACCATCCAGGCAGAAGCAAGACCGACACTTACTACATCAACGAGAAGACTCTTCTTAGAACCCACACATCAGCTCACGAATCAGAATGTTTTCAGACATGTGAGACTCCTGGATACCTGATTTCTGCTGACGTTTATCGTAGAGACACAATTGACAGAACCCATTACCCAGCCTTCCACCAAATGGAAGGTGCTCGAGTATGGTCGAGAACCGAACATGGCGACAATCTTGCCAAGGTTATTCAAGAGGATCTTGAAAGCATTCCAGATTCCGGCATTATAGTTTCAGATCCCGATCCACCATTCCATGAGGGTAATCCCCGCCAACCAACAATGTCAGAACTCGAGACGGAACTGATTGGCAAGCatttgaagaaaacaattGAACTGCTCATGGGCCATGTATTCCACCAGGCTCGTGAAGCTGCTATTAAAGCCGGATCTACAGATCCCGACCTCTTCTCGCCCATTAAGGCCCGCTGGATCGAAGCGTACTTCCCCTGGACCTCTCCATCTTGGGAGATTGAGATCTGGTGGAAAGGTGAGTGGCTCGAGATGTGTGGATGTGGTGTTGTAAAGCATGAGGTTCTTTCCGGTGCTGGTGTCGGTGATAAAATCGGCTGGGCTTTTGGTATTGGTCTCGAGCGAACTGCCATGATTCTTTTCGGCGTTCCAGATATCCGTCTCTTCTGGTCTGAAGACGAGCGATTCCTCTCTCAATTCAAACCCAACACAGTCTCCACCTTTAAACCTTACTCCAAATACCCTGGAACATTTAGAGATGTCGCATTCTGGTGCGACATGGCCAAAGAAGTCCACATCAACGATCTCATGGAAGTAGTCAGATCAATTGGCGGCGATCTCGTTGAAAACGTCAGTCTCATTGACGAGTTCGTACACCCAAAGACCAAACAGAAGAGCCAGTGCTACCGTATCAACTACCAGTCGATGGACCGCTCACTGACCAATGCCGAAATCAACGATCTCCAGGACGCTGTCGTATCCTCGCTCTCCACCCAGTTCCCGATCAAGATCCGTGACTAA